From the Streptomyces nodosus genome, the window CTCCGTGCGGGTACGGACCACCCCGGGCAGGCTGATCAGCGCCTGGATGACGTCCTCCAGATGTCCGTTGTCCCGCGCCACGACCCGGGTCATCAGATCGCCGCCCCCGGTGATCGAGAACGCCTCCACGATCTCCGGCACGGCCGCGAGGGCGTCGCCCACATCGTCCAGATGGCCCTGGGTGACCTCGATGTGCACAAAGGCGAGCACCGGGTGGCCGAGCGCCGCCGGGGACAGCGAGGGACCGGTGCCGGTGATCACCCCGTCCCGCTCCAACCGGTCCAGCCGGGCCTGCAGAGTGCCGCGGGCGATGCCCAGGATGCGCGCGTACTCCCGCACGCTGGTGCGCGGCTGTTCGAGCAACAGCCGCAGGATGCGGGTGTCGAGCTCGTCCACGGCCATGGTCCGTCGGCCTCCCTGCCTCTTGAGTCGATCTTCCCCGACTGTACCAATGGCCCAGTGGATCGAGCACGACTTGAGCCATTGCCCCGCTGATGTTTTCCTTGTGTCCATCAATGGCGCCGCGCAGCGCAGGCCCGGTGAAGGAGCCGGAATCCGTGCCCGCGGCGCCATTTCCATGTTCCTGAAGGCGTGCCGCCATGGAGGCGTGCCGCCATGTAGTGGGGGCGGACTTCCCGACGGTGAAAAAGATGTTCACGGCTCCTGACCCGGGGCTGTTCCGGCTGCGGACCTCCTTGCGCGCGGTCCTCGGCATCGGCCTGGCCGTGGCCCTGTGCGAGACGGCCGGGCTCTCCCTGCCCGCCTCGATCACGGGCGGGCTCGCGGCCCTACTCGCGCTGTTCACGGTCGCCGACCGGACCGTGCGCGGTCAGGCGCTCACCACCGCGCTGCTGCCCGTGGCCGGTCTGCCGGTGCTGGCGCTCGCGACCACGGTGCACGAGCTGCCGGCCGTGCGGGACACGGCCTGGCTCGCGGTGGTCTTCGCCGGCGTATACGCCCGGCGCTGGGGTCCGCGGGGCCATGCGCTGGGTGTGTTCGCGTTCATGATGTTCTTCACCGCCCAGTTCCTGCACGCCACCGCGGACCGGATGCCGGAACTGTTCGCGTCCGTCGCGCTGTCGCTCGCCGCCGCGTCGACGGTGCGGTTCGGCCTGTGGTGCGTCGAGCGCCGTACGCCGTCGCCCGCCGCTCCCGCCCCGCTCGGCGGACGTGGCCTGGCCCGGCCCGCCACCCGTCAGGCCTTCCAGGTGACGGCCGCCTGCGCCTTCGCGGTCGCCGTCGGCCAGGTGGCGTCGCACGACCGCTGGTACTGGGCCGTCGGCACCGCCTGGTGGATCTTTGTGAACACCGCCTCGCGCGGCGAGACGCTGGTCCGCGGCTTCCGGCGCCTCCTCGGCACGGTGACCGGCATCGTCGCCGGACTTCTGATCGCCGTTCCGCTGCACGGCGCCCCCGCGCCCACGGCCGCGCTGATCGCGGTCTGTGTGTTCGGGATCTTCTACACGGCGGCTCCCTCGTACAGCTGGATGATGTTCTTCGTCACCGTCATGGCGGGCCTGCTGTACGGGCTCCTGGGCGTCCTGCACCCGGGGCTGCTCGGCCTGCGCGTCGTCGAGACGGGCATCGGTGCGCTGGGAGCCACGCTGGCCGTGACCCTCGTGCTGCCGATCACCACCCATGCGGTCACCGACCAGTGGGTGCGCCGGGCCCTGCACGCCGTGCACGACTGCACCGCCGTGGCGACCCGGCGGCTCGCGGGCGACACCGGGGCGGACCCCGCGCTCCCGGTGACGGAGCTGGAGGCGCTGCTGGGCCGGGTACGCCTGGCGCTCGCGCCGCTGGTGCACCCGCTGAACCCGCTGCGGGTCCGCAAGGAGCGTGCCCGCCGGGTGCTGGCCCTGCTCGACGAGTGCGCCCTGCGGACGCGTGGCCTCGCCGCCGTCGCCGCCGACCAGGACGCCTCGCACGATGCCCGGCTGACCGCCGCGTGCCGACGCGTCGAGACCGCGCTGGAGGCCCTGCTCGGCGCGGTGCCCGAGCGCGCCCTCACGGCCCGCGCAAGCGCCCCCGGCCACCACCCGGGCGCCGAGCAGGCCCTCGGCCATCTGCACGGTCTGGAGCACGCCCTGCTGGCACTGGCCGCGCCCCTGAGCGGCTCGTCGCCGTCCCGGGCCTGACCACGGCGGCAGGCGGGACGTCTCCGGGCGCCCCGTCGAATTCCCCTCGAACTCCCTTCGAACAGAACCCCCTTCGTGGTTCAGACCTGCTGTTACCGTCGTCCCGGCAGAGGTCGGCGAGAGGGGACGGCAGTGGCGAGCGGCGGCGGGCGGGGACAGCGGGCGTACATCGGCTCGTTCACGACGGCGGGAGGGCGCGGCGTTCTCACGGCGGCCGTGGACCCGGACGGCGGAGCGCTGAGCGTGCTGGCCGCCGTGGACGAGGAGCCCGACCCGTCGTATCTCGCACTGTCCGGGGACATGCTGTACGCCGTCAGCGAGACGGACCACGGCGCGGTCGCCGCATACCGCCTTGACGGCGACCGGCCGGTGCTCACCGGCCCGCCCGTCCCCGTCGGCGGCAGCGGGCCCACGCATCTGAGCCTGCACGCCGGTCATGTCCTGACCGCCAACTACGGTTCGGGCAGCGTCACCGCCGTGCCGCTGCACGACGACGGCACCCTCGTGGACGGCCCGCCCGCCGTGCTCCGGCACCGGGGCTCGGGCCCGGTCCCCGAGCGGCAGGGGTCCCCGCACGCCCATCAGGTGCAGCCCGACCCCGGCGGCCGGTGGATCGTCAGCGTCGACCTGGGCACGGACTCCGTCCGGGTGTGCGCGCTGGAGGGCGGCGCCCTCATCGTGCACCGCGAGACCGCGCTGCGCCCCGGGTCGGGGCCGCGCCATCTGGCCTTCCACCCGGACGGTGACCGCGCGTACGTCCTCAACGAGCTGACCCCGACCGTCACCGTCTGCCGCTGGGACGGCACGGCCGGCCTGCTGGAACCGGTGGACGAGACGCCAGTGCTGCCGGACGGTCCCGAGGACGAGGCCTATCCGTCGGGGATCGTCGCCTCGCCCGACGGACGCTTCGTGTGGGCGGCCACACGCGGGCCGGATGTGCTCTCCGCGTTCGCGGTCGAGGGGGAGGAGCTCCGACGGGTGGCCACGGTGCCGTGCGGGGGTGTCTGGCCGCGCGCGATCACCCTGGCGCAGGGGTTTCTGTACGTCGCCAACGAGCGCTCCGGGGACGTGACCTGGTTCGCCGTGGACCCGGGGACGGGCGTGCCGAGGCGGAGCGGCTCGGTGGAGGCACCGGCGGCCTCCTGCGTCGTCCTCGGCTAGGGGGAAGGCGCGGAGGGCCGGAGAGGCCCGGAGACGTCCTGTGGCGGCTTCCGGCCGGACCGTGCACGGGGGCTCCGGATCCGTAGCGCTTCGGTGGGTACGGTCCTTCCGGCGTGCGGGGGTGTCTCCCGACGCGTACGTGGCTCTCTGCACCTCGGGCTGTGCCGGGTGAAGGCGAAGGGCCCGCTCCCGGAGAGGAGCGGGCCCTTGGTCGTACGGATGCGGTACTGCGGGGCTCAGTGGGCCGGCGTGCCCTGCGGCTGCTGCGGGGCGATCCCCAGCGCCGTCATGTACTTGGCCAGCGCCAGCTTGCCGATGGCCGGGTACGGGCCGAGCGCCTCGGCGACGGCACAGTCCGCCTCCTCGGCGGCGGCGTCCAGCAGCCCGGCCTCCAGCTCGGGGCCGATCAGATACGGCGCGAGCGCCAGCTGCTGCGAACCCGAGGAGCGCAGCTCCTCGGCGACGTTCGCGATCGAGCCCTCCTGGTCCAGCGCGGCCGCGATCACCGGCACGGCCAGCCGGGCGGCCAGCAGCATGCCCGTGATCCCGGCAGCCTGAACGGCCTCGTCGCCTCCCACGGAGGCGAGGATGATGCCGTCCGCGGCGGTGGCCACGGTGAACAGGCGGGCGCGGTCGGCACGGGCCAGACCGGCCTCGGACAGGCGTACGTGCAGCGCCTCGGCGAGCAGCGGGTGCGGGCCGAGCACATCGGTCAGCTCGGCCGCGACACGGCTGTCCATGACGGCCTGGCGGATCCGGCGCAGCAGCGCGCTGTCCGGCCCTGCCAGCAGCGGTACCACCACGGCGGCGGGACCCTCGGGCTCCTTGGCCTCCGTACCGGCGGCGACGGCCTGCTCATAGCGGGCGGTGCGCTCCTCGGAGGTGTGCGCGAGGACCGACTGCAGCGTGGGGAACTCGGAGTCGTCCCCGTCCAGATAGGCGATCCGGGCATCGAGGCCGGGCAGCTCGGAACGCGCGATGCTCACGACCTCCTCGGCCAGGCTGCGCGTGTCGGCGCTGGGAGTGCCCGGCACCACGAGGACGAGTGCGGGCGCGCCCTCGGGAGCCGCCAAAGGTTCCGGGCGACGGTGTCGCCCGGGCTGACGCGGTCTCGGCATTCGTACAGGCAGGCCGGATGCCGGCCCAGTGGGGGAGCTCATGGCGCCGCATGCTACTCACTTTGTGGGACCTCCTGTTCGGGGAGGGTGCAGGTGAGCGGTTTCCGTCCGGTTTTGTCTGATGGGTTACGTGCGGATGAGAAGTGATCGATACGGTCTGACTTTTCCGTCGTGCGCCGACATCAAGTCCCTTCTCCCGACAAGGGTAGTCAGCCGCCCCCGTCGGTCGCGAGATGCAGCATCCGTCCGTCGCAGGGTAGTTTGAGATCATCGGCGGCGAGAGCCAGTGCGATGCGTACGGCACCATCCAGCGGATTGCCCTGTGCGGGGACCCGGCGCGCCCGGGGGAGGCACCGCGTCAACTCCTCCCGCAGCGGACCGAGAAGGGGCTCACCCAGATGGAACAGGCCCCCGGTGAGGGCGACCAGGGGCTCGTCCGTGGCAGGGCACACGGTGGCCGCCGACTCGGCCAGATGCCGGGCCGCGGCAGCCAGGATGCCGGCCGCCACCGGGTCGTCGGCGGAGCAGGAGGCGACCTCGGGCGCGAAGGAGGCCAGCACCGCGGGCCGGTCGGTACGCGGATACAGCGCGCCGGGCAGCGCGTCGGCCGGGCCGAACACCGCCTCCGCCCGCGCCAGCAGACTCTCCGAGCCCCCGGGCCGGCCGTCATGGGCACGCAGCGCCGCCTCGAGACCGGCACGTCCGATCCAGGCACCGCTGCCGCAGTCGCCCAGCAGATGCCCCCAGCCGTCCGCCCGGTGCCAGCTCCCCAGGTCCGTGCCCAGCGCGATCACCCCGGTGCCGGCCGCGATCACCGCACCCGGGCGCTCCCCGAGCGCGCCGGCGTAGGCGGTCACGGCGTCCGCGGCCAGCGCGATCCTGCGGACACCGAGCTCATGGGCCAGCGCCCGGGGGAGCGTGGCCCGCAGATCGTCGCCCAGGGTGGCCATGCCGGCCGCCCCGATCGCGATGGTTGGCACCGTGGCTCCGCCCGCGTTCATTAGCAACCGCCGTGCCATCGGCAGAAGTTGCTCCAGCAGATGCCCCGCGTCGATACCGCGGGCCCCCGTACGGACCGGCTCCCCCGAGGCGAGCGGGGCGGACGCGGAGGCCGGACCGCCGAGCGGGACCAGGGCGACCCGTAGACCGGACCCCCCGGAGTCCACGGCGAGCACGGCTTCGGGCACGGGGCCCCGCCCGCCCGCCGTGGGCATGTCCGGGGAGCCCTGCGGGGTCACGGCAGACGCCAGTCCACCGGCTGTGCGCCCTGTCTGATCAGCAGGTCGTTGGCCCGGCTGAACGGACGTGAGCCGAAGAAGCCCCGGTCCGCGGACATCGGGGACGGGTGCGCCGACTCGACCGACGGCAACTCGCCGAGCAACGGCCGCAGATTGCGGGCGTCACGCCCCCACAGGATGGACACCAGCGGCTTTCCGCGCGCGGCCAGGGCCCTTATGGCCTGCTCGGTGACCTCCTCCCAGCCCTTGCCGCGGTGTGCCGCAGGACGGCGCGGGGCCGTGGTGAGCGCTCTGTTGAGCAACAGCACGCCCTGCTGGGTCCAGGGAGTGAGGTCGCCGTTGGACGGCTGGGGCAGGCCCAGATCGGTGTTCAGCTCCCGGAAGATGTTGATCAGACTGCCCGGCAGCGGTCGTACCTCCGGGGCGACCGAGAACGACAGCCCCACCGCGTGCCCCGGTGTGGGATAGGGGTCCTGGCCGACGATCAGGACGCGGACCTCGTCGAAGGGCTGCTGGAAGGCCCGTAGGACGTTCGGTCCCGCCGGGAGGTAGGTGCGCCCGGCGGTGATCTCCGCACGCAGGAAGTCCCCCATCTCGGCGACTCTTCCGGCCACGGGCTCGAGGGCCTTCGCCCAGCCGGGTTCGACGATCTCATGCAACGGTCGTGGTGCCACGGGCGTCACCCTACTGCCGGTCGTATGGCGACGATCAACCGGTGGCCCATCCGGGACCGGGAACGACCGCGTGGTTGAGGAAAAGGCCACGGCATGAACGCTTTTGACCGTACGTCGACTCCCGCTCGAGCTCGCCGCCTCCCGCTCCGACCGCTCCCCCTGAGGGACCTTCGGCCCCCGGACTGGGGCCGTTGGGCCCCGTGCACCGAAGGGTGCGGAGGCACGATCCTCGTCGGGACGGCGTCTTCGCGCCGGTCGCATCGAGCCGGGCCTCCGGGGCAGTCACGCCCATCCGCTCGTACCGCGACCGGGAAGAGGGCCCGGCACACAGGACTGGGCATGTCCGCCACGCGGTTCGGGCGTGCTCATCAGGGGGCGGGTGCGTCTGCCGGCCCCCTCCCGCGGCACTCGAGAGCGCTGGCCCGCGCCGTGCCGCACCGCGTCCGTGCGTTCTACCACCGCAGCGCACGGACGCGGCCCTCGGGCGGCCGCGAGGGGTGTGCGTCCCGCCTGCCGACCGGGTGTGACGGCCGTGCGGGGTGCGGCCGGGTGCTTCACACCGGTGGCGCCGCGGCCACGGCGCCCGTCTATGCCAGCGACAGGAACAGCTTTTCCAGCCGGGCCCGCATCTGCTCGCGGTCCTCGGGCGACTTGAGCTCGCCCTCGCCGTCGATCAGGCACTGCTGCAGGCCGGTCGCGATGATCGCGAAGCCCGCCCGGTCGAGGGCGCGGGACGCGGCGGCGAGCTGAGTGACGACGTCCTCGCAGTCTCGGCCCTCCTCGATCATCCGGATCACCCCGGATATCTGGCCCTGCGCCCGACGCAGTCGGTTCAGCACGGCTCGTAGCTCGGCGCCCGCAAGGTCCAGGTCCACGGTCCACTCCTTCAGGAAATACCCCTAGGGGTAAAGCTACCTCGTTGGGGAGCAGTGCCGACAATCCGGTATGACGTTCCCGTCGGAGCCCGGAGCGACCGGGTGCGGGGCCCTGCCGGGACTGAGCCTACGGTGCGTGGTCGCTCGCGGCGGCCCGGAGGGACTGCCAGTCCGGCAGCTTGACCACCCCTCGGCCGAGCGACGCCCCCAGTTCCGCCTCGGCCCGTTCGATCGACTGCCACCCCGCCCATTCGACGGGCGCCACCCCGTCCGCCCTCAGGGCCGCGAGCGGATCGCCGGGAACGGCGCGTGCCACGAGCGAGGGCGCGTCCTCCAGCAGTGAGGCCGCCGTCTCCTTGGCGCACGGCCGGTTCGTGCCGATGACGCCCGTCGGGCCCCGCTTGATCCACCCGGCCACATACTCGCCCGGAGCGACGGCCCCGTCGCGCAGCACCCGCCCCGCCCGATGCGGCACGGTGCCGCTTGCCGCGTCGAACGGCAGTCCGGTCAGCGGCACTCCGCGATAGCCGACCGAGCGCAGTACCACCTGTGCCTCGATGTCCTCGTACCGCCCGGTGCCCGTGACCCCGCCCTGTCCGTCGGGGACCGTCCGTTCGAACCGCACCGCGCCCACCCGGCCGCCCTCGGCGAGGAGTTCGACCGGGCGCAGAAAGAAGCGGAGCCTGATCCGGCGCGGGGCGCGCCGTGGCGGTGCGGCGGCCCAGCCGCGCAGCACCTCGACATTGCGGCGCTGGACGGCCGGCAGCCCGGAGGGGTCGACGTAGGCCGGATCGAGCGCCGCCTCCGCCTCGTCCACGACCACCTCGGTGTCCGGCAGCGCGCCGAGTTCGCGCAGCTCCTTGGTGGTGAAACGGGCCTGCGAGGGGCCGCGCCGCCCCACCATCTGAATCTCGGTGATCTTGCTGTCGGCCAGTGCGGCGAGCGCCCCCTGCGGCATGTCGGTGGGGCTCAGCTCCGCCGCTTCGCGCGCCAGCATCCGGGTCACGTCGACCGCGACGTTTCCGACGCCGATCACCACGGCCGTGCGGGCGCCGTGCACAAAGCCGTGGGCCACGGAGTCCGGGTGCGCGCTGTACCAGGACACGAACTCGGTCGCCGACCAGCTGCCGGGCAGTTCCTCGCCGGGGATGCCGAGGTGCCGGTCGGTCGCGGCACCCACGCAGTAGACCACCGCGTGGTACAGCTCGCGCAGCCGGGCCGGTGACACCCCGTCCGCGCCCACCTCGACGCCGCCGAGGAACCGGATCCGCTCGTGTTCCATGACCGCGCGCAGATTGTTCTGCAGCGACTTGATCTTCTCGTGGTCGGGTGCCACGCCGTACCGCACGAGACCGTACGGGCACGGCAGACGGTCGAGGACGTCGACGCGTACCTCTGGATCCTGCTCCACAAGGCTCTGAGCGGTGTAGACCCCGCTGGGCCCGGAGCCGACGACGGCGATATGCAGCACGGCGGAACTCCCTCGTTGAGGAGATTCGCTGGTGGCTCCAGCATTGCACCGCGCACGGTGTGAAGGGAGGGCGTGCGGGTGCGGCGCTGGGCCGACGGGGTGCGGTGCGCGCTCCTGCCGTGCGTGGCTTTCGCATGGTATGTGATCAATCGCTTACGTTACGTGTGTGCTCGAAGTGTCCTTTGAGGATTTTTCTGATCATTTTCGATCGGATGGGGCGGTGTCCGTCCGGCCCGCATGGGAAGTGCGGGAGCACGGAAACGTCACCAGATGGTTCACCGCCCGGCTCGATCTGCCCGAAGGGGGCCGGATCGAGGTCCTCGCGGTGGTGGCCGACGACTGTGTGGCGATCGAGGAGGTGCGGGCCCAGCCGCCGCTGTCGCTGGACGACCTCGCGGTGCTCGCCGACTGGATCGAGGAACCGCTGTTCCGGGCGTGTGCCATGGAACCCGGCCCCGCCCGCGAGCCCGCCGAGGCGCCCGTGACGGGCGACCGGCCCCCATGGCCCCGTGGCATCGAGGGGCTGCGACTGGTCGCCGAGGAGTATCTCGCGGCCCAGAAGGAGAATGACGATCCGGTGTATGCGGTGATGTGTGCGACGGGACGCAGCCGCCGCAGAGCGCTGAAACTGATC encodes:
- a CDS encoding Lrp/AsnC family transcriptional regulator; protein product: MAVDELDTRILRLLLEQPRTSVREYARILGIARGTLQARLDRLERDGVITGTGPSLSPAALGHPVLAFVHIEVTQGHLDDVGDALAAVPEIVEAFSITGGGDLMTRVVARDNGHLEDVIQALISLPGVVRTRTEVALRERVPHRLLPLVESIGRARAQ
- a CDS encoding FUSC family protein — encoded protein: MFTAPDPGLFRLRTSLRAVLGIGLAVALCETAGLSLPASITGGLAALLALFTVADRTVRGQALTTALLPVAGLPVLALATTVHELPAVRDTAWLAVVFAGVYARRWGPRGHALGVFAFMMFFTAQFLHATADRMPELFASVALSLAAASTVRFGLWCVERRTPSPAAPAPLGGRGLARPATRQAFQVTAACAFAVAVGQVASHDRWYWAVGTAWWIFVNTASRGETLVRGFRRLLGTVTGIVAGLLIAVPLHGAPAPTAALIAVCVFGIFYTAAPSYSWMMFFVTVMAGLLYGLLGVLHPGLLGLRVVETGIGALGATLAVTLVLPITTHAVTDQWVRRALHAVHDCTAVATRRLAGDTGADPALPVTELEALLGRVRLALAPLVHPLNPLRVRKERARRVLALLDECALRTRGLAAVAADQDASHDARLTAACRRVETALEALLGAVPERALTARASAPGHHPGAEQALGHLHGLEHALLALAAPLSGSSPSRA
- a CDS encoding lactonase family protein; translation: MASGGGRGQRAYIGSFTTAGGRGVLTAAVDPDGGALSVLAAVDEEPDPSYLALSGDMLYAVSETDHGAVAAYRLDGDRPVLTGPPVPVGGSGPTHLSLHAGHVLTANYGSGSVTAVPLHDDGTLVDGPPAVLRHRGSGPVPERQGSPHAHQVQPDPGGRWIVSVDLGTDSVRVCALEGGALIVHRETALRPGSGPRHLAFHPDGDRAYVLNELTPTVTVCRWDGTAGLLEPVDETPVLPDGPEDEAYPSGIVASPDGRFVWAATRGPDVLSAFAVEGEELRRVATVPCGGVWPRAITLAQGFLYVANERSGDVTWFAVDPGTGVPRRSGSVEAPAASCVVLG
- a CDS encoding sirohydrochlorin chelatase; its protein translation is MSSPTGPASGLPVRMPRPRQPGRHRRPEPLAAPEGAPALVLVVPGTPSADTRSLAEEVVSIARSELPGLDARIAYLDGDDSEFPTLQSVLAHTSEERTARYEQAVAAGTEAKEPEGPAAVVVPLLAGPDSALLRRIRQAVMDSRVAAELTDVLGPHPLLAEALHVRLSEAGLARADRARLFTVATAADGIILASVGGDEAVQAAGITGMLLAARLAVPVIAAALDQEGSIANVAEELRSSGSQQLALAPYLIGPELEAGLLDAAAEEADCAVAEALGPYPAIGKLALAKYMTALGIAPQQPQGTPAH
- a CDS encoding N-acetylglucosamine kinase; the protein is MPTAGGRGPVPEAVLAVDSGGSGLRVALVPLGGPASASAPLASGEPVRTGARGIDAGHLLEQLLPMARRLLMNAGGATVPTIAIGAAGMATLGDDLRATLPRALAHELGVRRIALAADAVTAYAGALGERPGAVIAAGTGVIALGTDLGSWHRADGWGHLLGDCGSGAWIGRAGLEAALRAHDGRPGGSESLLARAEAVFGPADALPGALYPRTDRPAVLASFAPEVASCSADDPVAAGILAAAARHLAESAATVCPATDEPLVALTGGLFHLGEPLLGPLREELTRCLPRARRVPAQGNPLDGAVRIALALAADDLKLPCDGRMLHLATDGGG
- a CDS encoding uracil-DNA glycosylase, with the translated sequence MAPRPLHEIVEPGWAKALEPVAGRVAEMGDFLRAEITAGRTYLPAGPNVLRAFQQPFDEVRVLIVGQDPYPTPGHAVGLSFSVAPEVRPLPGSLINIFRELNTDLGLPQPSNGDLTPWTQQGVLLLNRALTTAPRRPAAHRGKGWEEVTEQAIRALAARGKPLVSILWGRDARNLRPLLGELPSVESAHPSPMSADRGFFGSRPFSRANDLLIRQGAQPVDWRLP
- a CDS encoding metal-sensitive transcriptional regulator, coding for MDLDLAGAELRAVLNRLRRAQGQISGVIRMIEEGRDCEDVVTQLAAASRALDRAGFAIIATGLQQCLIDGEGELKSPEDREQMRARLEKLFLSLA
- a CDS encoding FAD-dependent oxidoreductase — encoded protein: MLHIAVVGSGPSGVYTAQSLVEQDPEVRVDVLDRLPCPYGLVRYGVAPDHEKIKSLQNNLRAVMEHERIRFLGGVEVGADGVSPARLRELYHAVVYCVGAATDRHLGIPGEELPGSWSATEFVSWYSAHPDSVAHGFVHGARTAVVIGVGNVAVDVTRMLAREAAELSPTDMPQGALAALADSKITEIQMVGRRGPSQARFTTKELRELGALPDTEVVVDEAEAALDPAYVDPSGLPAVQRRNVEVLRGWAAAPPRRAPRRIRLRFFLRPVELLAEGGRVGAVRFERTVPDGQGGVTGTGRYEDIEAQVVLRSVGYRGVPLTGLPFDAASGTVPHRAGRVLRDGAVAPGEYVAGWIKRGPTGVIGTNRPCAKETAASLLEDAPSLVARAVPGDPLAALRADGVAPVEWAGWQSIERAEAELGASLGRGVVKLPDWQSLRAAASDHAP
- a CDS encoding DUF6214 family protein → MSVRPAWEVREHGNVTRWFTARLDLPEGGRIEVLAVVADDCVAIEEVRAQPPLSLDDLAVLADWIEEPLFRACAMEPGPAREPAEAPVTGDRPPWPRGIEGLRLVAEEYLAAQKENDDPVYAVMCATGRSRRRALKLIAGAREAGFLTPRHTRC